From Pseudoxanthomonas sp. YR558, the proteins below share one genomic window:
- a CDS encoding zinc ribbon domain-containing protein — protein sequence MPIYAFECTECGHSFDRLQKLSDPDPDTCPSCGAPSVKRQLTAPSFRLAGSGWYETDFKKDGDKKRNLADGGEGAKPSSESKPAESAPAKTESAPAKTESKPAGSTSASSS from the coding sequence ATGCCCATCTACGCCTTCGAATGCACCGAGTGCGGCCATAGTTTCGACCGCCTGCAGAAGCTGTCCGATCCCGATCCCGATACCTGTCCTTCCTGCGGCGCACCGTCGGTGAAACGGCAGCTGACAGCGCCGTCGTTCCGTCTGGCGGGCAGCGGCTGGTACGAGACCGACTTCAAGAAGGACGGTGACAAGAAGCGCAACCTCGCCGATGGCGGCGAAGGCGCGAAGCCGTCCAGCGAGTCCAAGCCCGCTGAGTCGGCGCCGGCGAAGACCGAGAGTGCACCTGCGAAGACCGAATCCAAACCGGCAGGATCGACCTCGGCATCCTCGTCCTGA